A single Streptomyces mirabilis DNA region contains:
- a CDS encoding S1 family peptidase yields MRKPLVAALFALVITGAGVAPAVAAPAPAAASTSASTSASAVKADTKAAAPTLQAVSLAGTVALSNCSGSVIRFPNSADSDPALVLSNGHCLETGFPEPGEVIVDQASSRTFGLLNSAGTRVATLRASKVAYSTMTDTDVTIYQLTSTYTTIKNSYGISALTVQDTHPTVGTAITVASGYWKRLYNCSIDGFAYRLKEGDWTWKDSIRYTSACNTIGGTSGSPVIDQSTGKVVAVNNTGNEDGETCTVNNPCEVDASGNVTIHPGINYAEETYQIPACFTTGNKLSLSASGCTLPKP; encoded by the coding sequence ATGAGAAAGCCTCTCGTCGCCGCGCTCTTCGCCCTGGTGATCACCGGGGCGGGCGTGGCACCCGCGGTCGCGGCACCCGCACCCGCGGCGGCGTCCACATCCGCATCCACGTCCGCGTCCGCGGTCAAGGCGGACACGAAGGCGGCGGCGCCGACCCTCCAGGCCGTCAGCCTCGCCGGGACCGTCGCGCTCAGCAACTGCTCCGGCTCCGTCATCCGCTTCCCCAACTCCGCGGACAGTGACCCGGCGCTCGTGCTCTCCAACGGCCACTGCCTGGAGACGGGCTTCCCGGAGCCCGGTGAAGTGATCGTCGACCAGGCGTCCAGCCGTACCTTCGGCCTGCTCAACTCCGCCGGGACCCGGGTGGCGACCCTGCGGGCCAGCAAGGTCGCGTACTCGACGATGACCGACACGGACGTCACGATCTACCAGCTCACCAGCACCTACACGACGATCAAGAACTCGTACGGCATCAGCGCGCTGACCGTGCAGGACACGCACCCGACCGTCGGCACCGCCATCACGGTCGCCTCCGGTTACTGGAAGCGGCTCTACAACTGCAGCATCGACGGGTTCGCGTACCGCCTCAAGGAGGGCGACTGGACCTGGAAGGACTCCATCCGCTACACCTCCGCCTGCAACACCATCGGCGGCACCTCGGGCTCGCCGGTCATCGACCAGTCCACCGGCAAGGTCGTCGCCGTCAACAACACGGGTAACGAGGACGGCGAGACCTGCACGGTGAACAACCCCTGCGAGGTCGACGCGAGCGGCAACGTCACCATTCACCCGGGCATCAACTACGCCGAGGAGACCTACCAGATCCCGGCCTGCTTCACGACCGGCAACAAGCTCAGCCTGAGCGCGAGCGGATGCACCCTGCCCAAGCCGTGA